The sequence below is a genomic window from Nitrosomonas sp..
GTTGTCGCCACTGTAATGTTGGTTACCGCATCGCCGCTAGACATATATCGCGTCTCGGGGTCTTTGCCCAGGTTTCCGATAAGAATCACTTTATTGACTGATGCCATTTGGTTCCTCCTCTTTTTCGCCCAGCAATTTATTAACGCCTTCTTCGTCAAATCCTTTCATGTCAACTTTCAAGTAAGCCACTCTTTCATTGGCTAGCACCAATGCCTCGCGCACACCGGTCAATCCCGCGAGCTGCTGCGACAAACGCTGAGCTGCTGCGTTATTCATTTCCAGTACATGATACATTTTTGAGCGCACTGCTGCAGGTGCTTTCATGGTATATGCAAAAATTAACCACATCACCAAAAGCCCGCTGCAAAATATATACAGTGCAGAACTGCCATGATGTTCTATCAAATATCCGCCAACTGCGGCCCCGACGAATGCGCCCAGAAACTGTGTGCTACTGTATACACCGATTGCAGTACCCTTGGCGCCCACAGGAGCAATTTTAGAAATCAATGAGGGCAAGCTGGCTTCGAGCAAATTAAATGCCGCAAAAAATATGAATAAAGCTGAAGCCGTGCCAAGAATCGACCCTGCAGTCATTGCCAAAGCCACTTGTCCGCAGAGTAATAATGCAATTGCTGCGACAAAAACTTGCTTTAATTTGGCTTTCTTTTCACTGTAAATAATCGCCGGAATAATGAGTATCATGGAAAAGATTAAAACCGGCAAATAAATTTGCCAGTGATGATCAACGGCCATACCGGCTTCACGTAACGTTAACGGCACAGTCAACCACAGCGCCATGAGTGTGGCATGAAGCGCGAAAATGCCATAATCTAAACGCAGTAATTGGGTATTCCTTAACACGCTACCGAAGCTGTCAGCCGAAGTTTCGGTATCGGAATGGAAACGACTGATAAGCGGATCGGGAATCAGTTTTTTAACAATGAAAATGGCGGCAATCGCCAATACGCCCGTCATGGCAAAAATGCCGGGCACGCCGATCCATTGATTCAGTGCGGGTGCTATAATTAGCGATAGTGCAAAAACAGTTCCAATAGTCATGCCTATAACCGCCATCGCCTTGGTGCGGTGTTCCTCGCGCGTCAAATCGGCGGCTAACGCTATGATGGCCGCAGATATAGCGCCCGCGCCCTGGATAATACGTCCAAAAATCACCCAGTAAATATCGGTTGCCAGAGCAGCGATAAAACTGCCAATGGCGAATAATATCAGGCCCAAATAGATCACCGGTTTGCGTCCGATGCGATCAGACAACCAACCCATCGGAATTTGCAGTATAGCCTGTGTAAGTCCATAAGCACCCAGAGCAATCCCAACCAAAGCATAGTTGTTGCCACCGGGTAAATGCTCTGCATAAAAAGCAAAGACAGGCAGAATGATAAATAATCCAAACATGCGCAAACCATAGACACTGGCCAGTCCGGCCGTAGCCCGCAATTCGGTTTGTGACATTTTTTCAGATGAAATTGAAGCAGACATAAATCAGGTTATGTGTTTTCTAAAAAGTTGGGTATATTATCAGGTTGACTCGTACATAGATAGCCAATGGAATTGATTAGAATCCGCGGTGCGCGCACCCACAACCTCAAAAACATCAATCTTGATCTGCCACGCAACAAGCTTGTCGTGATAACGGGACTTTCCGGATCTGGAAAATCTTCACTTGCATTCGATACGCTTTATGCGGAAGGACAACGGCGCTATGTAGAATCGCTTTCCGCTTATGCCAGGCAATTTCTTCAGTTAATGGAGAAACCGGATGTCGATTCAATTGAAGGACTGTCGCCAGCTATCGCAATAGAACAAAAAGCAACCTCGCATAATCCACGATCAACAGTGGGTACCGTAACAGAAATTCACGATTATTTGCGTTTGTTATATGCCCGTGTGGGCGATCCGCAATGTCCCGAGCATCAGATTACCCTGACAGCGCAGAGTGTTTCACAGATGGTTGAT
It includes:
- a CDS encoding MFS transporter, which encodes MSQTELRATAGLASVYGLRMFGLFIILPVFAFYAEHLPGGNNYALVGIALGAYGLTQAILQIPMGWLSDRIGRKPVIYLGLILFAIGSFIAALATDIYWVIFGRIIQGAGAISAAIIALAADLTREEHRTKAMAVIGMTIGTVFALSLIIAPALNQWIGVPGIFAMTGVLAIAAIFIVKKLIPDPLISRFHSDTETSADSFGSVLRNTQLLRLDYGIFALHATLMALWLTVPLTLREAGMAVDHHWQIYLPVLIFSMILIIPAIIYSEKKAKLKQVFVAAIALLLCGQVALAMTAGSILGTASALFIFFAAFNLLEASLPSLISKIAPVGAKGTAIGVYSSTQFLGAFVGAAVGGYLIEHHGSSALYIFCSGLLVMWLIFAYTMKAPAAVRSKMYHVLEMNNAAAQRLSQQLAGLTGVREALVLANERVAYLKVDMKGFDEEGVNKLLGEKEEEPNGISQ